A genomic segment from Verrucomicrobiota bacterium encodes:
- a CDS encoding DUF2203 family protein encodes MAFRYSKHYTRDEARALLPQISAWLDQLVKLRGQLQECDRNIRALTAQGHDVGGEPVSRWLKTVRETQAVQAEFQKREILIKDLDRGLIDFPAFVAGQEVFLCWEKDEEDIDYWHDLTSGYSGREKL; translated from the coding sequence ATGGCCTTTCGATACAGCAAACATTACACACGCGACGAAGCCCGGGCCTTGTTGCCGCAGATCAGCGCTTGGCTGGATCAACTGGTCAAGCTTCGCGGCCAGCTTCAAGAATGCGATCGGAACATCCGCGCTCTGACCGCTCAGGGCCACGACGTGGGAGGCGAACCGGTCAGTCGTTGGCTGAAGACGGTTCGCGAGACGCAGGCGGTTCAGGCCGAATTTCAGAAGCGAGAGATTCTGATCAAAGACCTCGATCGCGGCCTGATTGATTTCCCGGCCTTTGTCGCCGGCCAGGAGGTTTTTCTTTGTTGGGAGAAGGACGAAGAAGACATCGATTACTGGCACGACCTGACTTCAGGCTACAGCGGGCGGGAGAAACTGTAG
- a CDS encoding tetratricopeptide repeat protein — translation MQEFFRWVGLATACGLLATGCATSSPRPAAASATTPRLAAPHAKAASVSRPKPEADEEIPIQALAHYAAGLAHDLGGESDQALEEYTASALANPAHEPVVVEAARRCLRARKTDKAIEILLKSTASPAASGSLYGWLGLAYGQAGKTDLAIRANRVAIKKLPRSLPAYQNLAQIHLQNHQTNEALRVLNQAAQQPSVEAAFLVELAELYARFSKLKNLSDDSVKDRALQSLDRAAKLNSSNPVTLQKLADGYLELGAFAKAEEGYSHLLKTYPQLSFIRGKLADLYIRMGRKDKAAEQLEAIARAEPANARTLAFLGSLALEENKVDEAVRHFESALVLSPDLENVYYELVAVKIIHQKKSEDALALLGKARSRFKPGFAMEFYSGLAYSQLKKYGEAVKYFTSAELIAKTDSPNRLTHPFYYQLGAACERNGGLEQAEKHFQKCLELDPDSADAMNYLGYMWAERGLKLEQARVLIQRAVELEPNNAAFLDSLAWVLFKLNQPKEALTYMLRAIEKSDEPDATLYDHLGDIYAALEEPERAREAWQKSLGVEPNDKIKEKLGGSAQ, via the coding sequence ATGCAAGAATTCTTCCGTTGGGTTGGTTTGGCCACCGCATGCGGACTGCTTGCGACGGGCTGCGCGACCTCCTCCCCCCGTCCGGCAGCAGCCTCGGCCACGACGCCCAGATTGGCCGCGCCTCACGCGAAGGCCGCCAGCGTCTCCAGGCCAAAACCGGAAGCGGACGAGGAAATCCCCATCCAGGCCCTCGCGCACTACGCCGCGGGGCTGGCGCATGACTTGGGCGGCGAATCGGATCAGGCGCTCGAGGAATACACCGCATCTGCGCTCGCCAATCCGGCCCACGAACCCGTCGTCGTCGAGGCCGCGCGACGCTGCCTGCGCGCGCGCAAGACGGACAAAGCCATCGAAATCCTGCTCAAATCCACGGCGTCTCCGGCCGCGTCCGGATCGCTCTACGGCTGGCTCGGATTGGCGTACGGGCAGGCCGGCAAGACCGATCTCGCCATCCGCGCCAATCGCGTCGCCATTAAGAAGCTGCCGCGTTCGTTGCCGGCGTACCAGAACCTCGCGCAAATCCATCTTCAAAACCATCAGACCAACGAAGCGCTGCGCGTGCTGAACCAGGCGGCGCAACAGCCGTCGGTCGAAGCGGCGTTCCTGGTCGAACTGGCCGAACTCTACGCTCGCTTCAGCAAGCTGAAAAACCTGAGCGACGATTCGGTCAAGGATCGCGCGCTCCAGTCGCTGGATCGCGCGGCCAAACTCAATTCCTCCAATCCCGTGACCTTGCAGAAGCTCGCGGATGGTTATCTGGAACTGGGCGCGTTCGCCAAGGCCGAGGAAGGCTACTCCCATTTGCTCAAGACGTATCCGCAACTTTCTTTCATCCGCGGCAAGCTCGCCGACCTCTACATTCGCATGGGAAGAAAGGACAAGGCCGCCGAGCAGCTCGAAGCCATCGCGCGCGCCGAGCCGGCCAACGCCCGCACGCTGGCTTTCCTCGGTTCGCTGGCGCTGGAGGAAAACAAAGTGGACGAAGCCGTGCGGCACTTCGAGAGCGCGCTGGTGCTGAGTCCGGACCTGGAGAACGTCTATTACGAACTGGTCGCCGTCAAAATCATCCACCAGAAAAAATCCGAAGACGCGCTGGCGTTGCTGGGCAAGGCCCGATCCCGATTCAAGCCCGGTTTCGCGATGGAGTTTTATTCGGGCCTGGCCTACTCCCAGTTGAAGAAATACGGCGAAGCCGTGAAATACTTCACCTCGGCCGAATTGATCGCGAAAACGGACTCGCCGAATCGGCTGACCCATCCCTTCTACTATCAGCTCGGCGCCGCCTGCGAACGGAATGGCGGTCTGGAGCAGGCGGAAAAACATTTCCAGAAATGCCTTGAACTCGATCCGGATTCCGCCGATGCCATGAACTACCTCGGTTACATGTGGGCGGAACGCGGCCTCAAACTGGAGCAAGCCCGCGTCCTGATTCAGCGGGCCGTGGAACTGGAGCCGAACAATGCGGCCTTCCTCGACAGCCTGGCCTGGGTGCTTTTCAAACTGAACCAGCCCAAGGAAGCGCTCACGTACATGCTGCGCGCCATCGAAAAATCCGATGAACCCGATGCCACGCTCTACGATCATCTGGGCGACATCTACGCCGCGCTCGAAGAACCGGAGCGGGCGCGCGAGGCCTGGCAGAAATCTCTCGGCGTTGAACCGAACGACAAGATCAAAGAAAAGCTGGGCGGCAGTGCGCAGTGA
- a CDS encoding AURKAIP1/COX24 domain-containing protein, which translates to MGSLKKRRKAKINKHKRRKQLRANRHKKRTWQK; encoded by the coding sequence ATGGGATCACTGAAAAAGCGACGCAAAGCGAAAATCAACAAGCACAAACGCCGAAAGCAACTTCGCGCCAATCGCCACAAGAAGCGCACCTGGCAGAAGTAG